A portion of the Liberibacter crescens BT-1 genome contains these proteins:
- a CDS encoding divergent polysaccharide deacetylase family protein: MAVDLHSPLGVEPSFRKDSRRKRFSSSVVLNFFVWSFLSGFSVYTAFSGYIRDTGVILNYDQLSSNKTSSPLSIRDSNIKSLQDFSKPQEDINQMGSDKRSILSKIIDHSTNSSGLSPSHVDQQQYFPAVPNENLMEDSVYGRLPIRGMDGKSPAKYYARSLSNTKGVRIAIVVSGLGISQTGTQYAISQLPENITLAFASGGNSLQRWGQEARKAGHEILLQVPMEAFDSSNKDYNLYTLTVNQSVQQLVDRLHQSLARMNSYVGVMNYLGGRFLSNPQSVQILFNELSKRGLLFFDDGTSLPAVTKKFAPLTKLPYLVADLYLDNHVDRVSILKNLDDLEKIARQKGTAIGVAVAFNESVDIITKWVEESYNRDISVVPLSNLADLTN; this comes from the coding sequence GTGGCTGTTGATTTACATAGCCCTTTAGGGGTTGAGCCTTCCTTTAGGAAAGATTCTAGACGTAAGCGTTTTTCATCAAGTGTAGTATTGAATTTTTTCGTTTGGTCATTTTTGAGTGGCTTTTCAGTTTATACTGCATTTTCTGGCTATATAAGGGATACAGGAGTTATTCTTAATTATGATCAGTTAAGCAGCAATAAGACTTCTTCCCCTTTGTCTATACGAGATTCAAATATAAAATCTTTACAAGATTTTTCTAAGCCTCAGGAAGATATTAATCAGATGGGGAGCGATAAAAGATCTATTCTTTCAAAGATTATAGACCACAGTACCAATTCTTCTGGATTGAGTCCTTCTCATGTGGACCAACAACAATATTTTCCTGCCGTTCCAAATGAAAATCTTATGGAAGATAGCGTTTATGGACGTTTACCTATTCGTGGTATGGATGGGAAAAGCCCTGCTAAATATTATGCTAGATCCTTGTCAAATACCAAAGGTGTACGTATTGCTATTGTAGTTTCTGGTTTGGGTATCAGTCAGACAGGAACACAATACGCTATAAGTCAATTGCCGGAAAATATCACTCTTGCCTTTGCGTCTGGTGGGAATAGCCTGCAACGTTGGGGACAAGAAGCAAGAAAGGCGGGTCATGAAATTCTTTTGCAAGTTCCTATGGAAGCCTTTGATTCTTCAAATAAAGATTATAATTTATATACCTTGACAGTAAATCAGTCAGTTCAACAACTAGTTGATCGGTTACATCAGTCATTAGCACGTATGAATAGTTATGTTGGTGTTATGAACTATCTTGGTGGTCGTTTTTTATCTAATCCGCAATCTGTGCAAATTTTGTTTAATGAGCTTTCTAAACGTGGGTTGTTGTTTTTTGATGATGGCACATCATTACCAGCAGTTACTAAAAAATTCGCACCATTGACGAAGTTACCTTATCTGGTTGCCGATCTTTATTTAGATAATCATGTTGATCGTGTATCTATCTTGAAAAATCTTGATGATTTAGAAAAAATTGCTCGTCAAAAGGGCACTGCTATTGGTGTTGCAGTTGCTTTTAATGAGAGTGTTGATATTATTACTAAATGGGTTGAAGAGTCATATAACCGGGATATTTCAGTTGTACCTTTATCAAATTTAGCTGATTTAACCAATTAA
- a CDS encoding S41 family peptidase, with product MIGRVSFVLAGIFIGAFLFNLVSMTRVSAVAADSSLYKELQLIGDVFERIHSNYVSPVNDKKLIESGIDGMLSSLDPHSGYMKPEEVASMSNEVKGEYGGLGLEVTLENNLIKVISPIDDTPAFRAGIFSGDFISEINGKSVRGLRLDEAVNKLHGEVNTKVTLTVLRKGANKPLKFVIQRKIIPIINVKYRVDNGDIGYLRITSFTGKVDSQLSNAVEKIKKSVLSDNLKGYVLDLRLNPGGFLDQAISVADYFLEKGEIVSTRGRKPEETQRFNASPGDIIDGKPMIVLIDGGSASASEIVAGALQDLKRAVILGTRSFGKGSVQTIITLGDQGALRLTTALYYTPSGRSIQGTGIDPDILVKQPLPKELQEKFSAIGESALVGHIKGQRETEKGSGSFSYIPQDVKDDVQLNYAFDLLRGKREYPASISSNVKSNVKLIQSSDYAARQ from the coding sequence ATGATAGGTAGGGTTTCTTTTGTTTTGGCTGGTATATTTATAGGAGCTTTTTTATTTAATCTTGTATCTATGACAAGAGTTTCAGCAGTTGCAGCGGATTCTTCTCTTTATAAAGAACTTCAGCTTATAGGGGATGTTTTTGAGCGTATTCATAGTAATTATGTTAGTCCTGTTAATGATAAAAAGCTTATTGAAAGCGGTATTGATGGTATGTTAAGTTCCCTTGATCCTCATTCTGGTTATATGAAGCCAGAAGAAGTTGCTAGCATGAGTAATGAGGTTAAGGGAGAATATGGTGGTTTAGGGCTTGAGGTTACTTTAGAAAATAATCTTATTAAGGTTATCTCTCCTATTGATGATACACCAGCATTTCGAGCTGGCATATTTTCTGGAGATTTTATTTCTGAGATTAATGGCAAGTCTGTTCGTGGTCTAAGACTTGATGAAGCTGTTAATAAATTGCATGGTGAAGTTAACACGAAAGTAACACTTACAGTTTTACGGAAGGGGGCAAATAAACCACTTAAATTTGTAATACAGCGTAAAATTATACCTATTATAAACGTTAAATATCGTGTTGATAATGGAGATATTGGCTATTTACGTATAACTTCTTTTACCGGGAAAGTTGATAGTCAATTGAGTAATGCTGTTGAGAAGATTAAAAAATCTGTTCTTTCGGATAATCTTAAGGGATATGTTCTTGACCTTCGTCTTAATCCTGGAGGCTTTCTAGATCAAGCAATTAGTGTTGCTGATTATTTCTTAGAAAAAGGGGAAATCGTTTCTACACGGGGTAGGAAACCTGAAGAAACTCAGCGTTTTAATGCAAGTCCTGGAGATATAATTGATGGAAAGCCAATGATTGTTTTAATTGATGGAGGTTCTGCTTCTGCCTCTGAGATTGTAGCTGGAGCACTTCAGGATCTCAAGAGAGCCGTCATTCTTGGAACACGCTCTTTTGGTAAGGGATCAGTACAAACTATTATAACCTTAGGAGATCAAGGTGCTTTACGGCTAACCACTGCGCTTTATTATACTCCTTCTGGGAGATCAATTCAAGGAACAGGGATTGATCCTGATATATTGGTTAAACAGCCATTGCCAAAAGAGCTTCAAGAAAAATTTTCTGCTATAGGAGAATCGGCTCTTGTTGGTCATATAAAAGGTCAGAGAGAAACAGAAAAAGGTTCTGGTTCTTTTTCTTATATCCCGCAAGATGTAAAGGATGATGTTCAATTAAATTATGCATTTGATTTGTTACGAGGCAAAAGAGAATATCCTGCTTCTATATCTTCTAATGTTAAAAGTAACGTGAAGCTTATTCAGTCTTCTGATTACGCTGCTCGTCAATAA
- a CDS encoding murein hydrolase activator EnvC family protein, whose product MLIGKRMLWKKLLGVYVAAILLFWGSFSASQETDNIDYKLNEEKARISLELEQLSKTITLSSYKSKALEDNILLLKKNTQSLRAALIQSTKRNRGIETQLNKSKNKLSRLRLQEIFLQSSLKERRTILANVLAALQKLGSNPPPVLLVTPEDALASIRSAMLLSKAELSIRDETRKIVIDLNNLKGVQVSIKAEKANLMVILEKSIEEKRRMELLIAGNDKLYQQDSRSLSEERLRTQKLAERATSLEELISNLDNQITSARELNKREQNNSLLKNNRVVSDKEKHQVFERPFADLKGKLEMPVDCKVLKWFGDTDSLGHKTFGVTCAAMPGAMVTTPVDGFVVYSGSFRSYGKMIIISPSAGYHVLISGMDTLNIDQGRFVFSGEPIGSLGTKRLVSANTLALETDALTVYIEFRKDGKPIDSRAWWSKNAFRKGEDDR is encoded by the coding sequence GTGTTAATTGGTAAGCGAATGTTATGGAAGAAATTGCTAGGTGTATATGTTGCTGCAATTTTGCTTTTTTGGGGTTCTTTTTCTGCAAGTCAGGAAACTGATAATATTGATTACAAATTAAATGAAGAAAAGGCACGTATTTCTTTAGAACTTGAGCAATTATCTAAGACTATTACGCTTTCTTCATACAAATCCAAAGCTTTAGAAGACAATATTCTTTTGTTGAAAAAAAATACCCAGTCATTACGTGCTGCATTAATACAATCTACTAAGCGAAATAGAGGTATAGAAACACAATTAAATAAAAGCAAAAATAAGCTTTCCAGATTGCGTCTTCAAGAAATTTTTTTGCAGAGTTCTCTTAAAGAACGACGTACTATATTAGCGAATGTTCTTGCTGCATTGCAGAAATTAGGAAGTAATCCTCCTCCTGTATTGTTGGTAACACCAGAGGATGCTCTTGCCTCTATTAGGAGTGCAATGTTGTTAAGTAAAGCAGAGTTGAGCATAAGAGATGAAACAAGAAAAATTGTTATTGATCTTAATAATCTTAAAGGGGTGCAGGTTTCTATAAAAGCTGAAAAAGCCAATCTTATGGTTATATTAGAGAAGAGCATTGAAGAAAAACGACGTATGGAATTGTTAATTGCAGGAAATGATAAGCTTTATCAGCAGGATTCACGTTCTCTTTCAGAAGAACGTCTTCGTACTCAAAAATTAGCAGAACGTGCGACGAGCCTTGAGGAATTAATATCTAATCTTGATAATCAGATTACTTCAGCACGTGAGCTTAATAAACGTGAACAAAACAATTCTCTTTTAAAGAACAATAGGGTAGTTTCTGATAAGGAGAAACATCAAGTTTTTGAGCGTCCTTTTGCGGATTTAAAAGGAAAATTAGAAATGCCAGTTGATTGTAAGGTATTGAAGTGGTTTGGAGATACAGATAGCCTTGGGCATAAGACGTTTGGTGTAACTTGTGCTGCGATGCCCGGTGCTATGGTCACTACTCCTGTGGATGGTTTTGTTGTTTATTCGGGGTCTTTTCGTAGTTATGGAAAAATGATAATCATTAGTCCCAGTGCTGGATATCATGTTTTAATTTCTGGGATGGATACGCTTAATATTGATCAAGGTAGATTTGTTTTTTCAGGAGAACCAATTGGTTCTCTAGGGACTAAGAGACTTGTTAGTGCTAATACATTAGCGCTAGAAACTGATGCGTTAACAGTTTATATTGAATTTCGAAAGGATGGAAAGCCTATTGATTCACGTGCATGGTGGAGCAAGAATGCTTTTAGAAAGGGAGAGGATGATAGGTAG